One part of the Cyclobacteriaceae bacterium genome encodes these proteins:
- a CDS encoding SdpI family protein: MKLLYIHLMLGPLMVVLSYIFKRFPPKKINHIYGYRTPRSMRSQEAWDCANLYCPHVFLIVSILTCVVQLVTYSLMPAAQSIMWSSGFLVVGLIAVIPLTEVHLKKKGFN, translated from the coding sequence ATGAAGCTGCTTTACATACATCTTATGCTCGGGCCGTTGATGGTCGTACTGTCGTATATTTTCAAGCGTTTCCCGCCAAAGAAAATAAATCATATTTACGGTTACCGCACACCCCGGTCAATGCGCAGCCAGGAGGCTTGGGATTGTGCCAACCTTTATTGTCCGCATGTATTCCTTATCGTTTCGATACTTACTTGTGTCGTTCAGTTGGTAACCTATTCACTTATGCCCGCTGCACAGTCTATAATGTGGTCATCCGGATTTTTAGTGGTGGGCCTGATCGCTGTAATTCCGCTTACCGAGGTGCATTTAAAGAAAAAAGGTTTCAACTAA
- a CDS encoding cation:proton antiporter, whose translation MGKISHHEVVQLLLQLSVMLFAGRFFAEVARKFKQPAVIGEIVAGVLLGPTILGMLKPDWFLVLFPVGSSSGVVLAGIVQMAVVMLLFIAGLEVDLKIVWQQGRQAIITSLMGLLIPFGIGFIFPYFLTDFFGYANEGERIVFALFMGTAMAISALPVIVRILMDLNLFKSRIGLLVVASAMVDDIIGWLIFSVILGMIGRQVDISLVNTILLTVGFAVFMLTIGRGVLNRVLPWANKRMAWPGGVLALSLALCFMGAAFTEYIGIHAIFGAFIIGIALGDSEHFSERAKEIVHQFINNIFAPLFFVSIGLRVNFIANFDLLLTIVILVIAFAGKIIGSGLGTRLGGFGWKESLAAGFGMNARGAMEIILGLIALENSLINEKVFVSLVIMALVTSMTSGPLMKWSLSRKWKT comes from the coding sequence ATGGGTAAGATTAGTCATCATGAGGTGGTCCAGCTACTGTTGCAATTAAGTGTGATGTTATTTGCAGGCAGGTTTTTTGCCGAAGTGGCAAGAAAGTTTAAGCAACCGGCTGTAATTGGTGAGATCGTTGCGGGAGTATTACTGGGACCAACTATTTTGGGCATGCTTAAACCGGATTGGTTTCTTGTTTTGTTTCCGGTAGGTAGTTCCTCGGGCGTTGTGCTGGCAGGAATAGTGCAGATGGCCGTTGTTATGTTGTTGTTTATAGCCGGCCTTGAAGTTGACCTTAAAATTGTGTGGCAACAGGGAAGACAGGCCATTATCACCAGCCTCATGGGTCTTTTGATTCCATTTGGTATTGGGTTTATTTTCCCCTATTTCCTGACCGATTTTTTTGGTTATGCCAATGAAGGCGAGCGTATAGTGTTTGCTTTATTTATGGGCACGGCCATGGCCATTTCGGCTTTGCCGGTTATTGTGCGGATACTCATGGATTTGAATTTGTTTAAATCCCGAATTGGTTTGTTGGTGGTGGCATCGGCCATGGTAGATGATATAATAGGCTGGCTTATTTTCTCTGTTATTCTGGGTATGATAGGCCGGCAGGTTGATATTTCGTTGGTCAATACCATTCTGCTAACCGTTGGCTTTGCTGTTTTTATGCTCACGATTGGGCGTGGCGTTCTCAACCGTGTATTACCTTGGGCCAATAAACGAATGGCATGGCCCGGGGGCGTTTTAGCCTTATCGTTGGCGTTATGTTTTATGGGCGCTGCCTTCACCGAGTACATTGGTATTCACGCTATCTTCGGGGCGTTTATCATCGGTATTGCCTTGGGTGATTCAGAACATTTTTCAGAACGCGCAAAAGAAATTGTACACCAGTTTATCAATAATATTTTTGCGCCTTTGTTTTTCGTTTCAATAGGCCTTCGGGTTAATTTCATTGCCAACTTTGATCTGCTGCTAACGATTGTCATTTTAGTTATAGCTTTTGCCGGTAAAATTATCGGCAGTGGATTGGGTACACGACTGGGTGGCTTTGGCTGGAAAGAATCGCTGGCGGCCGGCTTTGGTATGAATGCGCGTGGTGCGATGGAAATTATTCTTGGCCTGATTGCGCTTGAAAATAGTTTGATTAATGAGAAAGTATTTGTGTCGCTGGTGATTATGGCACTGGTTACCAGCATGACCAGCGGACCGTTGATGAAATGGAGTTTAAGCCGAAAGTGGAAAACCTAG
- a CDS encoding universal stress protein, whose translation MLFRKIGLAIAFSPRAEALLAETIRMKMQWGTELVIIHVGEHGETEEQLLGKLLGKHSLAMDKVTVCWRKGKPSEEILKACKEENIDLLVAGALQQEGLVQHYVGSIARRILRKANCSVLTLVRPGISPKSLEQIVVSADDYEDVEKTLSLACALAQREKSKWLHVVREVKLYGLTMSSADQATEEEYNRLKTKLIETEVDNVQQLLNRVDHDDLKINIKVLAGKSGFEIAQFAKRKQADLLVVPAPPKRLRLLDRIFPHDLEYVFADLPCNVLVVSPQAGKEAAHG comes from the coding sequence ATGCTGTTTCGAAAAATAGGATTAGCTATTGCCTTTTCGCCCCGCGCAGAAGCTTTGCTGGCTGAAACGATTCGCATGAAAATGCAATGGGGTACCGAATTGGTTATCATTCATGTTGGCGAGCATGGTGAAACGGAAGAGCAGTTATTGGGCAAACTTCTCGGAAAGCATAGCCTGGCTATGGATAAGGTAACGGTTTGCTGGCGGAAGGGTAAACCCAGTGAAGAAATCCTAAAGGCATGTAAAGAAGAAAACATCGATTTGCTGGTGGCGGGCGCCCTTCAACAAGAAGGCCTTGTGCAGCACTATGTTGGTTCTATTGCACGCAGGATTCTGCGCAAGGCAAATTGCTCGGTGTTAACCCTGGTTCGCCCAGGTATCAGTCCTAAATCCTTAGAACAAATTGTAGTAAGTGCCGATGACTATGAGGACGTGGAAAAAACATTATCGTTGGCATGTGCGCTGGCGCAAAGGGAAAAATCAAAATGGCTGCATGTTGTCCGCGAAGTAAAACTTTACGGCCTCACCATGTCTTCGGCTGATCAGGCAACCGAAGAAGAGTACAATCGGTTAAAAACCAAATTGATAGAAACTGAGGTTGATAATGTTCAACAGCTATTGAACCGGGTTGACCATGATGACCTGAAGATTAACATAAAAGTGCTGGCCGGTAAATCAGGTTTTGAAATAGCGCAGTTTGCTAAACGCAAGCAAGCCGACCTGCTGGTTGTACCGGCCCCGCCCAAGCGATTGCGTTTGCTGGACAGGATCTTCCCACATGACCTGGAATATGTTTTTGCTGATTTGCCGTGCAATGTTTTAGTGGTATCGCCACAAGCCGGAAAGGAGGCTGCTCATGGGTAA
- a CDS encoding HAMP domain-containing histidine kinase gives MGKGSLRRFLIGKEAIPSLKLYKQAMLRGQIALMLIAVSLAYIFIDVVYAIYRNIPLYTVIGLIGAGTFWLNRKRIYREATLLVIIASNFIIYLFASSEPEASGVYIFFLPVSLAAMALFTYSDWYLGLACVLLSFALFLLAYLSDFSILTKVEEIDATDELYFLINFTVALTTSVLVVYFLLNLNYHAEKSLRENESRLVQLTEELKQSNAELDRFVYSVSHDLRAPLSSVVGLVGLAEVAENPQEVKSYLAMMRNRIDALEKFIRDIIDYSRNARLGVLKERVNLNELMQEVMDSLRFADEVSSVKIKTDISANLELVTDKIRLRIILNNLIANALKYHDKHKEERYVHVQARKHSNCFQIDVEDNGIGIKPDHLPRVFEMFYRASESSKGSGLGLYIARETIKKMGGQITVKSEFGKGTHFQIDLPHN, from the coding sequence ATGGGAAAGGGATCACTCAGGAGATTTTTGATTGGGAAAGAGGCTATCCCGTCCCTGAAGCTTTACAAGCAGGCTATGCTTCGCGGGCAAATTGCCTTAATGCTTATTGCTGTTAGTTTAGCGTACATATTTATTGATGTTGTATATGCAATTTATCGCAACATACCGCTCTATACAGTAATAGGTTTAATAGGTGCAGGTACATTCTGGCTTAACCGGAAACGCATATATCGGGAGGCAACACTGTTGGTTATTATTGCCTCGAATTTTATCATTTACCTTTTCGCATCATCCGAACCGGAAGCCAGCGGGGTGTACATTTTCTTCTTACCTGTTTCGTTGGCTGCCATGGCGCTTTTTACTTATAGCGATTGGTATCTAGGGTTAGCCTGCGTGCTGCTGAGTTTCGCCCTGTTTCTGCTGGCATACCTGTCTGACTTTTCAATACTTACTAAAGTTGAAGAAATTGATGCTACAGATGAATTGTACTTCCTGATCAATTTTACCGTTGCCTTAACCACCTCGGTATTGGTGGTTTATTTTCTGCTAAACCTCAACTACCACGCTGAAAAATCATTGCGTGAAAATGAAAGCAGGCTTGTGCAGCTTACGGAAGAATTGAAACAAAGCAATGCTGAACTAGACCGTTTTGTTTATAGTGTTTCGCACGATTTACGGGCTCCCTTAAGTTCGGTGGTGGGCCTGGTTGGCTTGGCAGAGGTAGCCGAAAACCCACAAGAAGTTAAATCCTACCTGGCCATGATGCGAAACCGGATTGACGCACTGGAGAAATTCATTCGCGACATTATTGATTACTCCCGCAACGCAAGGCTTGGTGTTTTAAAAGAACGCGTAAACCTGAATGAACTGATGCAGGAGGTAATGGATAGCCTTCGTTTTGCAGATGAAGTCTCTTCGGTAAAAATAAAAACCGATATATCCGCAAACCTTGAATTAGTTACCGATAAAATAAGGTTACGGATTATCCTCAACAACCTTATTGCCAACGCCCTGAAGTACCATGATAAACACAAAGAAGAACGATACGTGCACGTGCAGGCCAGGAAACATTCCAACTGTTTTCAAATTGATGTAGAAGATAATGGCATTGGTATCAAGCCGGACCATCTTCCCAGGGTTTTTGAAATGTTTTACCGTGCCTCTGAAAGCTCAAAAGGGTCAGGATTAGGCCTTTACATAGCCCGCGAGACCATAAAAAAAATGGGAGGTCAGATCACGGTAAAATCCGAATTTGGCAAAGGCACCCATTTTCAGATAGATCTACCGCATAACTGA
- a CDS encoding HAMP domain-containing histidine kinase: protein MKKTIRNLIIGKNNYIESWTEYRQVILSGQFTLIAIILCTMYTLIDLSWGIYITIPVYSFCTAMLIIAIYQHRKGRHCSAYYIIFPTLNFIVYLFASSEAPATGAYILFLPIALGAFAVFNYKQRVIAVNLAALTYTLFVIAYFVDFSILPKRLYSDEELMANFMVNFAVALPTSILAIYLLISLNHHNGRELVNSNRMLKKLNEELDRFVYSTSHDLRAPLSSVTGLINLAKNNPNPNEVNRYLGMMAHRVDALDKFIKDITDYSRNNRMQITREQVNVHQLVQQIWESLMFSAEAQSIIFLNEIPQDLVIENDSKRLHMVMSNLIANAIRYHDNRKEKKYIRVYQHAIGTSFAIHVEDNGQGIAPEIQKKVFDMFYRGNETSQGSGLGLYIVKETITRLAGTVHLYSQPRVGSTFIVTLPVNG, encoded by the coding sequence ATGAAAAAGACTATCCGCAACCTGATAATAGGCAAAAACAATTACATCGAATCCTGGACAGAATATCGCCAGGTGATCCTTTCCGGGCAGTTTACCCTTATTGCCATTATACTTTGCACCATGTACACCCTAATTGACTTGAGTTGGGGAATTTACATTACGATACCTGTTTATTCATTCTGCACAGCCATGCTTATTATAGCGATCTACCAGCATCGCAAAGGGAGGCACTGTTCCGCTTACTATATTATTTTCCCCACCTTGAATTTCATTGTGTACTTGTTTGCCTCCAGCGAAGCACCGGCAACGGGGGCATATATTCTATTCCTACCCATTGCACTAGGGGCCTTTGCCGTTTTCAACTACAAACAGCGGGTAATTGCTGTTAATCTGGCGGCACTAACCTATACCCTTTTTGTTATAGCATATTTTGTCGATTTCTCCATTCTCCCGAAAAGGCTCTATTCTGACGAAGAGCTGATGGCTAATTTTATGGTCAATTTTGCCGTGGCTTTACCAACATCCATTCTTGCCATTTACCTGCTGATTAGTTTAAACCACCACAACGGAAGAGAGTTGGTGAACAGCAACCGTATGCTAAAAAAGCTGAATGAAGAGCTTGACCGTTTTGTCTACAGTACTTCGCACGATTTACGGGCACCGCTGTCATCGGTAACGGGGTTGATTAACCTGGCCAAAAACAACCCAAACCCAAACGAAGTAAACCGCTACCTGGGCATGATGGCCCACCGGGTTGATGCGCTGGATAAGTTTATCAAGGACATCACCGATTACTCGCGAAACAACCGCATGCAAATAACCCGCGAACAGGTTAATGTTCACCAATTAGTGCAACAAATATGGGAGTCGTTGATGTTTAGCGCAGAGGCACAGTCCATCATCTTTTTAAATGAAATTCCACAGGACCTGGTTATTGAAAACGATAGCAAACGCCTGCACATGGTTATGTCAAACCTGATTGCCAACGCCATACGTTACCACGATAACCGAAAAGAGAAAAAATACATTCGCGTTTACCAGCATGCCATAGGCACTTCATTTGCCATTCATGTGGAAGATAACGGCCAGGGAATAGCACCCGAAATACAAAAGAAGGTATTCGATATGTTTTACCGGGGCAATGAAACGTCTCAGGGCTCAGGCCTGGGCTTGTACATTGTAAAAGAAACCATTACCCGCCTGGCTGGAACCGTTCACCTGTACTCACAACCCCGCGTGGGCAGTACCTTTATCGTTACTCTACCGGTTAATGGATAG